AACGGACCCGCTATACCCAGGTGTTGCAGGGCCATATCGCCCTGGCCCGCGCCCGGTTTCCCGTGGGCACCACGGGCGCCCAGCTCGATACCCTGGCGCGCAATCCCCTGTGGCAGGCCGGCGTGGATTTCGACCACGGCACCGGCCATGGGGTCGGCAGCTATCTCGGCGTCCATGAAGGGCCACAGCGCATTTCCAAGGGCGGGGTCGGCGTTGCCCTGCAACCGGGGATGATCGTCTCCAACGAACCAGGCTACTACAAAACCGGACAGTTCGGCATCCGTATCGAGAACCTGGTGGTGGTGACACCGCCTGAGCGGCCAGCCGGCGGCGAGCGGGACCTTCTGGGGCTGGAAACCCTGACCCTTGCGCCGCTTGACCGGCGCCTCATACGGGTTGATCTGCTGACCGCGGCGGAGCGTGACTGGGTGGACGCCTATCATGCCCGGGTGCGCCAGGCCCTGACCGCGGACGTGCCGGCGGATGTGGCCACATGGCTGGCGGCGGCGACACGGCCCCTGACATCTGACCAGGCTTAGCCAGGGACAGACCGCAGGGCGTAGCCAAAAGGCCGGGCCCTGTGTGGCGGACGGGTGTGCCGGAGGAACGTGCGGGCCGGGTGTGCGGGACGGGGGCCGGCTCAGGCCTCTTCGCCGACCAGCGTCAGCCACTCATCCTCGCTCAGGATCTGCACGTTCAACTCGGCCGCGCGTCTGGCCTTTGACCCGGCCTTTTCGCCGGCCACCACAATATCCGTCCTTGCGGAAACCGAGCCCGCCACATGGGCGCCCAGGGCTTCGGCCCGGGCCTTGGCCTCGTCGCGGCTCATGCGCGCCAGTGTGCCGGTAAAGACGATTGTCTTGCCGGCGACCGGCGAGTCCTTGGCGACCACCGCCAGCGGTTCGGGGGTGACGTGCTGCAAGAGATCATTCACCACATCCAGGTTGTGGTCTTCGCCGAAGAAGTCGGCCAGGGCGTGGGCCACAGTCTCGCCGATGCCGTCAATGTCCAGCAGGCCGGCTTTCGCCGCTTCGTTGCCGCCGGCCACCTCTGTCATGGCGACGACCCATGACCGTGCGTCGCCATAGCGTCGGGCCAGAACTCGCGCCGTGGTCAGACCCACATGGCGAATGCCCAGGGCATTGATGAAGCGGTCCAGCGGCATGCGCCGGCGCGCGGCGATAGCCTGAAACAGATTGCCGGCGGAGGTCTTGCCCCAGCCGTCACGCTCCGCCAGCGGCGGGCCAATCTGCCCGTCGCGTGTTTCCAGCGTAAAGATATCGGCCGGCGTCCTGATCCGCCCGTCGGCGAAGAAGGCCTCGATCTGCTTCTCGCCCAGTCCCTCGATATCGAAGGCGTTGCGTGAAACGAAGTGGCGCAGCCGTTCCACCGCCTGGGCCGGGCAGACCAGGCCGCCGGTGCACCGGCGCACCACCTCGCCGTCTTCGCGTACCGCATGGCTGTGACACTCAGGGCACGTGGTTGGAAATGGGTATGGCCTGGAGTCCTTGGGTCGCTTGTCCAGCACCACACTGACCACCTGGGGTATGACGTCGCCAGCCCGCTGGATGATGACAGTATCGCCTTCGCGAATGTCCTTGCGGGCGATCTCGTCTTCATTATGCAGGGTGGCGCGGCTGACAACGACGCCGCCGACCGTGACCGGGCGCAGCATCGCCACCGGCGTCAGCGCACCGGTGCGACCGACCTGAATGGTTATGCGTTCCACAACAGTCCGGGTCTGCTCGGCCGGAAACTTCCAGGCGATGGCCCAGCGGGGAGACCGGCTGACCGCGCCGAGCCGGCCCTGCCAGTCCAGCCGGTTGACCTTCAGCACCATGCCGTCAATGTCGAACGGCAGGTCAGGGCGCAAGCGGACCAGCGCGTCGTAGTGGTCCTGCGCCTGCTGCTCGTCCTGACACAAGCGTGTGTGGGGACTGCGGCGCAGCCCCCACTCTTCCAGGCGTTCGAGAAATGCCATCTGGGTCGATGCTTGCGGTGCGCTGAGGGCGCCCCAGGCATAGGCGAAGAAATGCAGCGGCCGGGACGCCGTTATCGTGGGGTCGATCTGGCGCAGGCTGCCGGCGGCGGTATTGCGCGGATTGACGTAGAGCGGCCGGCCGGCGTCTTTCTGGGCCTGATTTAGCGCCAGGAAGTCGTCGCGCGTCATATAGACCTCGCCACGAACCTCGATTTGCCGCGGCAAGTTCTTTCCGGCAAGCGTGTGGGGAATGTCGGCGATGGTCATAACATTGGCGGTCACGTCTTCG
Above is a window of Alphaproteobacteria bacterium DNA encoding:
- the ligA gene encoding NAD-dependent DNA ligase LigA; translation: MTRKPRATRRGGKPPANAASPGDLTEAQARREIARLSEEIRQHDAHYFTRDAPVVSDADYDALKQRLIALEEAFPALRQADSPTQTIGAPPAAAFSKVRHQVPMLSLANGFSADDIAEFFGRVRRFLGLPPETGLEVVAEPKIDGLSLSLRYEDGRLAQAATRGDGETGEDVTANVMTIADIPHTLAGKNLPRQIEVRGEVYMTRDDFLALNQAQKDAGRPLYVNPRNTAAGSLRQIDPTITASRPLHFFAYAWGALSAPQASTQMAFLERLEEWGLRRSPHTRLCQDEQQAQDHYDALVRLRPDLPFDIDGMVLKVNRLDWQGRLGAVSRSPRWAIAWKFPAEQTRTVVERITIQVGRTGALTPVAMLRPVTVGGVVVSRATLHNEDEIARKDIREGDTVIIQRAGDVIPQVVSVVLDKRPKDSRPYPFPTTCPECHSHAVREDGEVVRRCTGGLVCPAQAVERLRHFVSRNAFDIEGLGEKQIEAFFADGRIRTPADIFTLETRDGQIGPPLAERDGWGKTSAGNLFQAIAARRRMPLDRFINALGIRHVGLTTARVLARRYGDARSWVVAMTEVAGGNEAAKAGLLDIDGIGETVAHALADFFGEDHNLDVVNDLLQHVTPEPLAVVAKDSPVAGKTIVFTGTLARMSRDEAKARAEALGAHVAGSVSARTDIVVAGEKAGSKARRAAELNVQILSEDEWLTLVGEEA